In Dehalococcoidia bacterium, the following are encoded in one genomic region:
- a CDS encoding response regulator transcription factor, whose translation MPIRLLLADDHRMFRQGLRELLERQPAIEVVGEAATGPEVIAAVETLRPDIVLLDIQMPGLNGVEVAKRLAASHPEVKLIMLTMYREDQHLIESIRAGARGYLLKDADAEELMTVISRVARGESALDPSLVAGVFAAVRGEIRPGGGPLTERELEIVRLLAAGHDNRTIAARLYLSEKTVANRLSEIFQKLGVTNRTQAALVAIQRGLVSPDEAN comes from the coding sequence ATGCCAATCCGCCTCCTCCTCGCAGACGACCATCGGATGTTCCGCCAGGGCTTGCGCGAGTTGTTGGAGCGTCAGCCCGCAATCGAGGTTGTCGGCGAAGCGGCGACCGGTCCTGAGGTGATCGCTGCCGTCGAGACCCTCCGCCCCGATATCGTCCTGCTCGATATTCAGATGCCTGGGCTCAACGGTGTCGAGGTTGCCAAGCGGCTTGCGGCCAGCCACCCCGAGGTGAAGCTGATCATGCTGACGATGTATCGGGAGGACCAGCACCTGATCGAGTCGATCCGGGCCGGAGCGCGGGGCTACCTCCTGAAAGACGCGGACGCCGAGGAGCTGATGACCGTGATCAGCCGCGTGGCGCGCGGCGAGTCGGCGCTCGACCCGTCGCTCGTCGCCGGGGTGTTTGCGGCCGTTCGAGGTGAGATACGGCCGGGCGGCGGGCCGCTCACTGAGCGCGAACTGGAGATTGTCCGTCTTCTCGCCGCCGGGCACGACAATCGCACGATAGCCGCTCGGCTCTACCTTTCGGAAAAGACGGTCGCAAATCGGCTGAGCGAGATCTTTCAGAAGCTCGGCGTCACCAATCGGACGCAGGCAGCCCTTGTCGCCATTCAACGCGGTCTCGTCTCACCAGACGAAGCGAACTGA
- a CDS encoding pyridoxamine 5'-phosphate oxidase family protein: protein MAVEIPVKWWRYLGDQKIARLATADKRGRPHVKPTWYIVFEHNIYIGTQKTRKSFRNILENNHVCFCVDSGTREDEYKGIIIWGSMELLPEDDFHVLFRQFLIQRYYGTEDNPGYQYVRSLPAPQLMRLKPTKIYTWDFSNFA, encoded by the coding sequence ATGGCAGTCGAGATCCCGGTCAAATGGTGGCGCTATCTCGGAGACCAGAAGATCGCTCGGCTGGCGACGGCCGACAAGCGCGGACGTCCCCATGTCAAGCCGACGTGGTACATTGTCTTCGAGCACAATATCTACATCGGCACCCAGAAAACCCGAAAAAGCTTCCGCAATATTCTCGAAAATAATCACGTCTGCTTCTGTGTCGACTCCGGGACGCGGGAGGACGAGTACAAAGGCATCATCATTTGGGGCTCAATGGAACTGCTGCCCGAAGACGATTTTCATGTCCTCTTCCGGCAGTTTCTTATCCAGCGCTACTACGGCACTGAAGATAACCCGGGATATCAATACGTCCGTTCGCTGCCCGCGCCTCAGCTGATGCGCCTCAAGCCGACCAAGATCTACACCTGGGACTTCTCCAATTTTGCCTAG
- a CDS encoding ribose-phosphate pyrophosphokinase, translating to MPRLGTRSRSSDGGNAGVAREIAVFSGRAHLSLAEAVCQELHIPLGQRQLFDFTNGQTFVKYEQMVRDRDVFIIQPGAALPNGSVNDAIMELLIMIEAARRASAWRVTAVMPYFAYARSDKKDQPRVPITARLIADLLVAAGVNRVLTLDLHAGQIQGFFPATVPVDEVTAFHLLCDHISSRRFRNLVVVATDLGFAKRAKNFAQVLGAPVAFVAKSRLGNTDLTEAEHLIGDVAGRVALLVDDEIDTAGSITSAARICIEHGATEVYAAATHGLFSGMAIERLAQSPITELIVTDSLPQHTVCERLPKVTVLPIARLIAEAIHRIHEGESVGALYRTLYGDWLPVS from the coding sequence ATGCCCCGTCTGGGCACACGGTCGCGCAGCAGCGACGGAGGAAACGCAGGAGTGGCCCGAGAGATCGCGGTCTTCTCTGGACGAGCGCATCTCAGCCTTGCTGAAGCCGTTTGTCAGGAACTCCACATCCCCCTCGGCCAACGCCAACTCTTCGATTTCACCAACGGCCAGACGTTCGTCAAGTACGAGCAGATGGTTCGCGACCGGGATGTGTTCATCATCCAGCCCGGCGCGGCGCTGCCGAACGGGTCCGTCAACGACGCGATCATGGAGCTGCTCATCATGATCGAGGCGGCGCGGCGCGCGTCGGCGTGGCGGGTCACGGCGGTCATGCCGTATTTCGCCTACGCCCGGAGCGACAAGAAGGACCAGCCGCGGGTGCCGATCACGGCGCGGCTGATCGCCGACCTGCTGGTCGCGGCGGGCGTCAACCGCGTGCTGACCCTCGACCTCCACGCCGGCCAGATCCAAGGGTTCTTCCCGGCGACGGTGCCGGTCGACGAGGTGACCGCATTTCATCTCCTCTGCGATCACATCTCCAGCCGGCGCTTTCGCAATCTGGTCGTGGTCGCCACCGATCTCGGCTTCGCCAAGCGCGCCAAGAATTTCGCCCAAGTGCTTGGGGCGCCCGTCGCCTTTGTCGCCAAATCGCGTCTTGGGAACACCGACCTGACGGAGGCAGAGCACCTCATCGGCGATGTCGCCGGGCGGGTGGCGCTGCTCGTCGACGACGAGATCGATACCGCAGGCTCGATCACGTCTGCGGCGCGCATCTGCATCGAGCACGGCGCCACAGAAGTGTATGCGGCAGCAACCCACGGGCTTTTCTCGGGGATGGCAATCGAGCGCCTCGCGCAGTCGCCCATCACTGAGCTGATCGTCACCGATAGCTTGCCCCAGCATACCGTTTGCGAGCGGCTGCCGAAGGTGACTGTACTGCCAATTGCGCGTCTCATCGCGGAGGCGATCCACCGCATTCACGAGGGCGAGAGCGTGGGCGCGCTCTACCGTACCCTCTATGGGGACTGGCTGCCGGTTTCTTAG